The window TTCCGTTCGACGGGAGCACTTTGTTCCCGGCATCCACGGTGACCACAGCCGGGCGATGCGCCCTGGCCTCGTCCTCCTCCATCCGGGCGTAAGCCATGATGATCACCCGGTCGCCCGGCAGGCCGAGCCGCGCGGCGGCCCCGTTCAAGGCCACGGTCCCGCCGCCGCGGGGGCCGGGAATGGCATAGGTCTCGAAACGCGCCCCGTTCGCCGTGTTGACCACCTGCACCTGCTCGTAAGGCAGGATGCCGGCCGCCTCCAGCAGTTCCTCGTCGATCGTGATACTGCCGGCGTAGTTCAGGTCCACCGCGGTTACGACGGCCCGGTGGATCTTGGCCTTCAACATCGTTAACAGCATCAGTTCCCCGCCTCCACCACCATGTTGTCGATCAGCCGCGCCCGGCCGAACCAGGCGGCCACTGCCAGGAGGACCTCCCCCTCAATAGTCGCCAGGGGGTTGAGGTCCGGCCAGCTCAAGACCTCGGCGTAGTCCAGCCGCGCCCCCGGCATGCCGTTGATCGTCTCGGCCATCAGGCGGGCGACGCGCTGCGGGTCGCGCTCCCCGCCCGTGATCGTCTGCTTCCCCCAGTGCAGAGCGCGGAACAGGATGGTCGCCTCCTCCCGCTCCTCGGGTGTGAGGTACACGTTGCGGGAACTCGCCGCCAGGCCGTCGGCCTCCCGCACCGTGGGCACGGCGACGATCTCCACCGGGAAGTTCAGGTCCCGGACCATCCGCCGGATCACGGCCAGTTGCTGGGCGTCCTTCTGCCCGAAGAGGGCGTAGTCCGGGCCGACGATGTTGAACAGCTTGGCCACCACCGTCGCCACCCCGCGGAAGTGGCCCGGCCGTGAGCGGCCGCAAAGGACCCCGGTCAGTTCGGCGATGTCGACGAAGGCGGCCTGGGGGGCGGGGTACATCTCCTCAACGGAAGGAGTGAAGACGGCGTCCACCCCTTCCTCCGCGGCCGTCGCCAGGTCCCGCTCAAAGTCGCGCGGGTAGGCCGCCAGGTCCTCCTGCGGGCCGAACTGCAGGGGGTTGACGAAGATGCTGACGGTTACCGTAGGGCACATCTCCCGGGCCTTGCGCATCAGGGCGCGGTGCCCCTCGTGGAAGTAGCCCATGGTCGGCACCAGGCCCACCGGGCCCCGCGCCCGGGCCTCGCGGACGAAGTCACGCACCTCGGCGATGGTCCGCACGACCTTGACCATTATTCCGCCCCCTCCTTGCGCAGCCGTTCGATCTCATCCTCCGGCATCCCGAAGGTGTGCTCCGGTCCCGGGAAGAGGCGCGCGACGACCTCGTCGCGGTAGGCGCCGACGGCGGCCAGCATCCGGGCGCGCAGGTCGGCGTATTGCTTGACGAAGCGCGGTACGCGGCCGCCGGTCAGGCCCAGGAGGTCGTGGGTCACCAGGACCTGGCCGTCGCAGTCCGGCCCGGCGCCGATACCGATGGTCGGCACGCCCAGGGCGCCGGTCACCATCCGCGCCAGGGGCGCCGGGATGCATTCCAGCACCAGGGCGAAGATCCCGGCCTCTTCAAGGGCCCGCGCCTCGTCGAGCAGGCGGTTGGCCGCGGCCGCGTCGCGTGCCTGGACCTTGAAACCCCCGAGCTGGTGCACGGACTGTGGGGTCAGGCCCAGGTGGCCCATCACCGGGATGCCGGCCCCGACCAGCGCGCGCACCACGTCGAGGACGGCGGCGCCCCCTTCGATCTTCACGGCATGCGCCCCGCCCTCCTGGAGCAGCCGCCCCGCGTTGCGCAGGGCGTCTTCCACCGACACCTGATAGGACAGGAAGGGCATGTCGGCGACCACCAGGGCCCGGCGGACGCCCCGCGCCACCGCCCGGACGTGGTGCACCATGTCGTCCATCGTCACCGGGACGGTCGTCTCGTAGCCCAGGACCACGTTGCCCAGGGAATCCCCCACCAGGATGACGTCGATGCCGGCCTCGTCCACCAGTCTGGCCAGCGGGAAGTCATACGCCGTGAGCATGGTCACCGGCCGCCCCTCGGCCTTCATCTGCCGCAGGGTAGCCGTAGTAACGCGCACTTCGCTCATCATCCGCCTACACTCCCTTCAGAATGAGTTCCAAAGCCGCCGCCGCGGCGGGCGCCAGGTCCCCCCGCGCCCGCGCCAGCCCGGCCGTGTAGCACCCGAGAAGGCGGTAAAGCTCGGCCGCTTCCGGGTCCAGAGCCCGCAGGGCCTCTACGTGCCCCCGGACCGTGTCCAGGTCGCCGCGCGCCACGGGCCCGGTGAGGGCCGCGGCAACGCCGGCGCGGCGAACATTGGCTACCGTCCCTTCCACCAGGGGCAACAGGGCGGCGGTGGCCGCCTTCCTCTCCAGACCTGCGCCCTCCAGCAGCCTGACCGCCAGGTCCAGGACGGATACCAGGTAGTTGGAGGCCACACAGGCCGCGGCGTGATAGAGGGCCTTATCCCCCGCGCGCAACGGCAGGAACACCCCGCCCAGGTCCGCGACCAGGCGCCTCGCCAGGGGCAGGGCGGCCGCGTCCCCTTCCACGCCGAAGTAGCAGCCGGCGAGATCCGGGGGTCCGGTTACCCCGGCAAAGGACTGCAGCGGGTGCACCGCGGCCACGAGGGCCCCCTTTTCGCGGGCGGGACTGAGCACCGCCGCCGGAAGCGCCCCGCTGGCGTGGAAGACGTGCTGCCCGGGCGAGAAGCCGCCCTGGGCGGCGATGGCCCCGGCCACCTCGGCGACGGCCCGGTCCGGGGTGGTGATCCAGACCACCGCGGCGCGGCGCGCGGCGTCGTCCGGCCTGTCCGTGGCCGGGCAGCCGACACGCCGGGCGAGTGCTTCGGCCGTCTCCAGCCGGCGCGAGGCCACGGCGGCCACGGGGTAACCGGCCGCCGCCAGGGCCAGGCCAAGGGCCGTGCCCGCCCGCCCGGCGCCGATGATCGCCATCGATGGTTCAGCCGTCATCGCTTATCATCCTCTCCAATGCAAAAACAAAAAACCCCGGACCCGAAGTCCAAAGGTTTTTCTAAAACCCCGTCTCGGTCCTCACGGCTCCAAGCGGATACTGCTGGTTTTCGGTTTCGGTCAGTAAATAAAGACTGCGGTATGGCTCCCTGATTCGGGATGCCAGCCCATCCGGTCGTCGGTCGTCAATCGTCTTACGGGATCATTTTACCACCGCATCAAGTTCCGGGCAATCCTATGGACCGGCATCCTCCATTTCAAGTTCCGCCAGCAAG is drawn from Thermoanaerobacterales bacterium and contains these coding sequences:
- a CDS encoding aspartate 1-decarboxylase; protein product: MLLTMLKAKIHRAVVTAVDLNYAGSITIDEELLEAAGILPYEQVQVVNTANGARFETYAIPGPRGGGTVALNGAAARLGLPGDRVIIMAYARMEEDEARAHRPAVVTVDAGNKVLPSNGKA
- the panC gene encoding pantoate--beta-alanine ligase → MVKVVRTIAEVRDFVREARARGPVGLVPTMGYFHEGHRALMRKAREMCPTVTVSIFVNPLQFGPQEDLAAYPRDFERDLATAAEEGVDAVFTPSVEEMYPAPQAAFVDIAELTGVLCGRSRPGHFRGVATVVAKLFNIVGPDYALFGQKDAQQLAVIRRMVRDLNFPVEIVAVPTVREADGLAASSRNVYLTPEEREEATILFRALHWGKQTITGGERDPQRVARLMAETINGMPGARLDYAEVLSWPDLNPLATIEGEVLLAVAAWFGRARLIDNMVVEAGN
- the panB gene encoding 3-methyl-2-oxobutanoate hydroxymethyltransferase yields the protein MSEVRVTTATLRQMKAEGRPVTMLTAYDFPLARLVDEAGIDVILVGDSLGNVVLGYETTVPVTMDDMVHHVRAVARGVRRALVVADMPFLSYQVSVEDALRNAGRLLQEGGAHAVKIEGGAAVLDVVRALVGAGIPVMGHLGLTPQSVHQLGGFKVQARDAAAANRLLDEARALEEAGIFALVLECIPAPLARMVTGALGVPTIGIGAGPDCDGQVLVTHDLLGLTGGRVPRFVKQYADLRARMLAAVGAYRDEVVARLFPGPEHTFGMPEDEIERLRKEGAE
- a CDS encoding DUF2520 domain-containing protein; translated protein: MTAEPSMAIIGAGRAGTALGLALAAAGYPVAAVASRRLETAEALARRVGCPATDRPDDAARRAAVVWITTPDRAVAEVAGAIAAQGGFSPGQHVFHASGALPAAVLSPAREKGALVAAVHPLQSFAGVTGPPDLAGCYFGVEGDAAALPLARRLVADLGGVFLPLRAGDKALYHAAACVASNYLVSVLDLAVRLLEGAGLERKAATAALLPLVEGTVANVRRAGVAAALTGPVARGDLDTVRGHVEALRALDPEAAELYRLLGCYTAGLARARGDLAPAAAAALELILKGV